The Papaver somniferum cultivar HN1 unplaced genomic scaffold, ASM357369v1 unplaced-scaffold_114, whole genome shotgun sequence region TTTTCTCTTCTAGACTCTCACTCTCCTAAAAAGAAAAGGGCAGTTCGGACATAAACATAAACAAAATCATGGACAAAATACATTTTTTTAGAAAGGGCATGTGAaaaaatttcaagaaaaaatGGGTGAGCACGTGACTATTTCCGACAAAATGGACCTGATGGTAGTTTTCACTAAAACCGCATCAGTGCGGATCATGCTCAGGCCTCCTATGCAGACTCAGTCGTAAATGCTAAAGCTCGGTCCATGATTTCAGCAATTACCTTCGGTTGGAGAAAGTTATCTATGTATCTGATAATCTCACTGTAGTAAAGACGGTTAATGAAGCTCCTTCATCACTACAGTGGACAAAATTTTCACTTGTGAATAACTGTAAAGGCGGGTCTTTCCTTGTTTGTAAAATCTAAGTGTGTATTTGTAAATAAAAAATGTAACAAGCAAGTGAATGCTTTAGtcttagtttggtattgttgcggcttttgtaaaagcacttttctgctgtgtgttgttgtgttgtgctgtgagaaaaaaacagttagacgtttgataaaaaattaattaaagttaaagctgattaaaaaagctATCAaactgtgtttggtaaaataacaaattcaaccattgttgttgtagcaaatgacaaaaacaggcatatctctggaaatagctttacttaattttattaggctcaaaaataattaattttttattattaaatataaatatatataatattaaatttattAATGCtcactattattatgattgttaaaaaaaaattattttacttaaATATAATTTTCATAcaaatttcaaacaaaaaatcaaaattaaattaattaatttttattttatttttattagtaacATATTAAAGGAATTGGTATATAAATACTAAGAAATAAGAAAATGATTGTATATAAGTTTAAGGGCAATTTTTGTCACTTATAAAATAAAGTAGAGATAAAAATgataaatcaaacattaaattTAGGTGGGACCATAGCTTATGCTTTTATAGCTTTTAAAAGCCCCTCCTCCCCagcttttaaaaattgaggaGTTTGACAAGTGCTTTTGATAAGAAgtactttaattttttttaaccaaACACTAATTTCACAAATTATTGACGTATATAAATTTTAAAAgtgtttttgaaaaataaaagcattaccaaaccctgCCTTAGTTTGGCCAAGTTAGGTAAGCTGTTATGCTTCGTAAATCGTGTTGAAGattgaaaaaataacaaaataaaactcAGGCCTAAGCACGTGGCTCAAATCAAAACAAATCCGTATTTGATCGAGAACCCAAGCCCAACTTCTACCGATATCCAAAAAACCTCTgtgtttctctcttcttctttttctgcaAGTCATACAGTAGTCTGATAAACAAAACCCTAGTTGAGTTGTTCTCCTTCTTCCACCTCAAAATCAACAAAACAATGGCAGGAGAAGACAAAGAAACTTTAGTTCTAGTTGCAAGAAAACCTAGTTTCGGTCTCCCGACTGGTTGTCCTTCTTGTTTACCTGCTTATTTTTATCTCCGATTTGCAGACGTTAATTTCCAGCTTCAATCCAATCTTACTTATCCTGATTCAggtatgaaatttctgaaagtttCCACCATTTTCACtaattttttttagttatttGCATCATATAAGTATCTGAGTAGGATTAATTCTGAAAAGGGTTTTTGTTTTTGCTCATTGAACTGAATTGTTTCAAAATTCGGTTTTGTGAGAATTTGGGAATTAAGATAAACATGATATAATGGTCAGATGTACATGATTATATGCGGCATTGGTGGAGTCAGGGCATATGAAGTAAGGCAGGATGTATATGGGGCATTGGTGTGGAGTGAGGGCTTGTTCCCCTATAACTCTGCCACTTTGTCTGTCTCAATTATAGAATGGATTGATAGTTTGAGTTATTGGCATCTAGGATCTGCGTGAATTTCTTAGTAGTGACACTGTagatgataatgatgataatgCAATGCCATCTTGTCATTCATATGAATGTCAGATGTATATGAATTTGGGAATTAGCTTAATAGTAGTTAAATGATATGAATGTCAGATGTATATGAATTCGTCATTTACGGTAAGTTAATACTCAATAGTATGAGTAAGGAATTGGTGAGGCAAGATGTATACGGGGCATCAGTGGAGTTGGGGCTAGTTCCCTCCATAGCTCTGCCACTTTGTATGGCTCAATTGAAGAATGGACTGAAAATTGGGAGTTATTGGCATCTCGGGTTTGTGTTAAATTTCTTAGTAGTAGAAATCTGACATTGTTGATGATAATGCAATGCCATCTCGTCATGTACTTCACTAAATGCTGTTATGCTTTTCAAGTTGTTGAATATTTTTGTAAGGGAACAAATTATGGCATATGAGGTATTCTTAAGCTTCTCCAGAAATATTCAACTGATTGTAGCATTTTGCTTGAAAATCTTTCCCTGTGTCGTGTGAATTTAGTGTCCTGTCTTGCTTCTAGTTCCCTCAATCACGTGATGctgattttcaatttttttgtagaTCAAATACCTTATGTTGAGTGTGGGGATTATGTGGCCTTCAACAATGAGAAAGGTGGAGTGATTGAAAGTTTAAAGGAGGATGGTGTTGTTGATTTAGATTCTGGACTTCCTAGCCACACTGTACCAGAATGGTTGGCAATGAAAGCAATGATTAGCACATGGCTTGCAGATGCTGTTAGTTTTGAGCTTTGGGTGGGATCCGATAGAAATTCCGCAGATACAATATATTACTCTGATCTTCCCTGGCCAATTGGAAAGGTTCTCCACGTTATGCAAACCTCCAAGGCAAAGCAGCTACTTGAAATTACAAAGGTTAATTCTCAAAGAAGAGAAACTGAGGTACTGTGCGGCTTTCTCTTCATTAAATTTCTTCAACTATATTAATTTAGATACTAAAGTCATTCTTAAGGTGTTAGAAACAAGCTCCATTACCTAATAGATTCAATATGTGGACAGATCTATAGGAAGGCAACCCTTGCATATCAAGCAGTATCAACACTATTAGGCGAGCAGACATTTTTCTTTGAGAACAGGTGATGTTCCATTGTGGATCAGTTTTCTTATTATGAAACGTTCAGTTAATATATTTCCTTACGGAAGTCTATCGTTAGTGACTAATGTGAATGTTTCGTTTTTGACCTGTTTTGTCGTCTGTGAACAGGCCAACAAGTCTAGATGCAGTTTTCCTTGGGCATGCACTTTTCACCCTTCAAGCTTTACCAGTGAGTTCCACTTCTATTTACAACATTCTAGGACAATGGACTGTTGTCAAGTTGTGCATTTGGAGTGTGTTTGGAAATTTCCCACTGTGGCTACTCTGAGAAATTTTGGACTTCAGCTTTGATCTTAATTTTATTTAAGTTGGAGATAGATATGTGCAACTTGTCTGAGATGGAGCATGTTTTGTCATTGCCCTGGAAATAAGTTTCTGGCTATTATAATATCCCCTCCGTTTCACAAAGATAGGCTTGTTTCATGTGTAATTTGAACATGATACAAACTTATCTTTCTGAAATGGAGGTAGTATTTAACTTCTAGCTTTAATGATCTTAATTGCGTGTTATTCTGTCCGTCTTTCTTGATTGACTGGATTTGGTCTAACACTTGAGATAAAGTACTATGCATGGATTTTGATGCTCTTATGTATGTAATTTTCTTTGACTACAGGAAACATCTTTGTTGAGAAGCAAGCTCTTGGAGCATAGGAATCTTGTAAGATACTGCGAGGATCTAAAGGGGAAGTATTTGGAAGTAGTcccatcatcttcttcaactaTCCCCAAGTCCCCTTTCGACACTTCATCATCTTCGACGCCAAAAAGAGGAACCCGATCAAATTGGAGTAAGAGATacattatttctccattttttgCCTTTTATATTAACTAGTCCGATAATACTCAGATAAGTAATGTGCGTTAGATATCAACTTTATTAACACCATTCTGGTTATAACCTTCAGTTACTTGTATCCCCTGAATATTGTATTTTGCCAGGTGCAAAGCCAAAAAGCAAACCCAAGAGAGAAAagacagaagaagagaaaacattCAAAAGAAGAGCCAAATACTTCCTCGCAACTCAATTTGTTGCTGTTCTGGTCTTTCTCTCTCTCCTTGGTCCTGGTGGTTCTGAAACCGAGATGGATGGTGATGATATGGAGTATGACGACTAAAAGCAATCACAGTTTTCCACCATACCAACCTTGTTGTGAAGTGACAGAAACCgatttttccttttgatttacCTGTTACTGAGTTGAACTTTTAGCCAGTAGTCTGATATTTTTGTGTGATGCATTTTTGTTTCTTCCGGAGTTTTCCTGTATGGCCCTTTGAGCTGTGAATGCAGGCATTCACTGTCTAACCCTGCATTTCTTCACAAACATGGTGAAATTTTGATATAACATTTTAGTACAAACTCCAATTTGGCCTgtcaataaataaaaacacaattagaaaaaatatttatttacttTAGTATGTGTTTAATCTGACAGAATGATTGCAGTCTTGCAGAATATCATCTTAGCCCTTGATCCCTTGGATTGGAGTTAACAGGGGGCCCTTTTGGATTGGAGTTAACAGGGTGGGGGATGGCTAGCATTTTCGCAATTTCAGTATTTCCGTTCGGTAATGAGTTCACTGAATTACAAATTCCAGTGAACTCATTGAATTTCTTAACCTTTTGCCAAGAACGACTGAGAAAGAAGGCTGCAAAGTGCAAACTAGGCTGAAATTGCCAGTCAAATTGATCTTGATTTTGATTCTAACTATAAATCACATTTACAGTAATTGAAAGTTTAACTAAACagctaaaagaagaagaaaaaatattagCCCCGATAATCCGAATTACACCCCAATACTTCTTGTTCCTTGCTGGGTTGTTGTCGCTCCTTGTTGGGTTGTTCTTGCAACAATCTCCCATTGGTTAACCAGCTCGGCATATCCATCTGCCGAGCAAATGGCAAATTCTGACAAAGAACTAATTGCAACAGACATACCAGCACACAATACATTCATGGCTACCTCGGCTGTTCTTTCTGCAGTCataaaaacttcttcttcttcttcttctccacctacTTCCATAATCTCCAAATCTCTACACGAGTCGGGCAAGAACCCAACGCCACCAAATCTTTTTGATCCTACTGGTGTCCCGATACCGACATATCGCTTAGATCCTCCTGGAGTCCCGACACCAGCATACCGTCTTGATCCTCCCGGAGTCCCGACACCGACAAATCGTTTTGATCCTCCTGAACCTGGAGTCCGTCTGGAATCATCCTTTAGTTGCTGTGTATATAATGATCCCATCCCTGCTGCAAAGAGGTCTATCCCGCGATTCGCACCTATCACAGCCTGCACAGGGCCTTCCTGCATAGCATCTAGAAATCTAGACCACTGAATGCAGATTCCGAATATTGCTGGTGCCCCGCTTGAACAACGAGGAGAGATTGGTAACTTTGATGTATCAGTATCACACTGCATACACCGCAGTAGCCAATCTTTTAATGCATTGACGTAGGACCGTTGAGCAGTGACCCATGACTCAAAGCTAGTTTTCCAGTTAAGGAGTTCAATCTCCAGATTTACAGCCGATTGAGCGAGTCGGTGTGGCTCATTAAATATGTCTCTTGGCTTACGTGAGGTAAGTTTTGAAGGCGAACCGGCCAATAACAGCTTGGCTTCATCAAGCGTTCGTTTTTGTGCTTGGTGACATGCAGCCATTACTTTCCACATCCTCGCTAACCTGTAAAGTGTTGTACCATGTTAGTTTACTGCTCAGGTTCAGACGATAAGCCCAAAATGTTCATTAGAGATACAAAACCATGTTGTTTGTTATGTTTGAGAGTGTTCTTGGATGGAAAATATCTGGTTTGTAAAACAGAATCAGAATGATAGATATATTGCTAAAAGTAAACGAAATGGAAACATACCCTTGTACCAATTCTACAAGTTGTGGTTGCAGTTCTTCATCCCTTAAAGTTTCAATCCTTTTTGCTACTGCTTCAACCGAATGTATTGAAACTTTGATTTGGGTATGAAGATCTCTAATGGCTGCTCTTGTTTTATCACATACATTAGGATCTTCTCCTTTCACATCTTGGCTCCTTAGTTGCATACATTTTTTCTCGTATGCTATCCTTATACGTTCTCCTGACTGATTTAACaggaaaaaacccaaaaaaacaaCATTAGACTGATTGCGTCCTGCTGCATTCTTTGAATCCAAAACCTTTACCTATTTTTATAAGAAACCTTATGAGAAAATGAATGTACCTTGACTTCTCCGTAAAGCTTCTTCTCCCACGCATACAATCTGTCTAACGTTGACTGATGACTCCCCGATATCATACATGACTCTTCTGAGAATTCACTACTACTATCACAACCGTCATCCTTTGAACTTGAAGAACTAAGGAAGAATCTAGAAGACGATGAACGAGATGAGGAAGCAGAACGAATCAATGCTACAGGATTCAACATTTTCATAGCTACACACCACCACAAACAAAAATGATATAAGATTTCACACAATGATACGCATTACATTGATATGTTCAATGAAGAACAAGCATAAAAACACAAAGTTGGGATCAAATACCTGTCACTTCATTAGATGTTGAAGCGTACTGAACTTTGCTAGCCTCCAACATGGTCGAAAGTTCAGTCATGGAATTGCAGACTATCATAAATTGACTTTCTATATCCTTGATTACCTCTGCCATACTAGTAGGAGGTCTTCTATTTACATAAACAGTATAACCCGGTGTTTCTTCATTCGTTTCTCGACTGCCCACAGCATTATTATCTTGATTTCCACTTGCAACTCCTACTGCACTTTGTGCCTCCTCTCCTCCAACACTCTTGGTGAACTGAGATGTtagtccttttacttcttcatggTCACAACATATATCAGTATCGGCTTCACTGTCAGATTCATCATCGTCACAATCTTCAATGACAATTGTCTCATCAACATTATTCAAATCAATCTTAATTCTTTCGCCTCTAATTTCAAACTCTTCACCTTCATCTTCAGCTCCCTCTTCTTCTAAATCCGGAATACCTTCTTCTTCTCGCACTTGTCTAATACCTGAAATCTCATCATCCATGGCAGAATGGTCTAAACTCTCCCGAGTTGGGTATCCATAAGTATCTAAAGATGTAAATGGGTTCCAAAAAAAGTCCCATTGTGAATTCTGAGGTGATTGAGGAGGAAAACTAGGCCTTCTATTAGGAGACGGAGTATAATATGAAGACACATTCATGTCTGGAGGAGATTGCATAGAAAAGAACCCATCGATTCCGTAATGATTCATCGGTGGAAAAGACTCAATTCTCACAGTCTCAGGTGAATGAGGTCTTTCCTCTACAGAAACTGCTGAATTCCCACCTGATCTAAAGTAATTCACTCTAAACGTCGTATTAGTCTCCGACCCAATTTCGGCTCTTGAATAAGATTTTGAAGGCATTGAGATGATACCAGGGCTGCTACTTTTCTTTACCGGAGTAGTAAACGAATCAATAAAAAGCTCACGAGGCTCGTCACCTTCTACATAATTCCTAAGTGCAGCTGACACCCGTTTCAAAGACTGAATATATGCATTATGACCTGATGCAAACGTAATCCTTTGTTCTACTGCTAGTTGTATAAATTTTCTTCTATCTTTACATAACTTAACCGCTTCTTCGTTCTCTAATTTCGACGATGCACATCCCATTGCGCTCGTATATAAATATACCTCTATATATCAATTCTTTTTCTCTATGAACCTATTAAGATGTCTTAAGGCTTAACTCAAAACTGAAATAACTTACTGAAAAGTGTGAATTCCTTACCACCAACGCCGCCACAACCACCGCCACAACCACTACATTCATAAAACTACTGTGAACCTGTTCAAAACAGAAACAAAGGAAAGCATTAAACTCATGAACAGTAAAAGTAGAATTGCTGAATCATGTGAATAATTAcaagtacaaaaaaaataaaaagatgctGTTTCTAGTTTCTTTGAGGCATTATACCAAACATCTAGCGTGAGCTAAGAAATTCTTCAgtgttcttttctttgttctCAAGTCTATTAAAAGTAATGGAGAATCTTTTCAGTTTCAAtcaaaaattctcccaaaaataaaacaaatctaATTATAGAAAGTTCACTGTGTTTTGGATCAAATCAGAACTATACACCAAAAACCCATGTTATTAAACCCGGAATTTTACAGTAATTAGTTCTGGAAACCAgcaaaaat contains the following coding sequences:
- the LOC113328932 gene encoding nitrate regulatory gene2 protein-like, with product MGCASSKLENEEAVKLCKDRRKFIQLAVEQRITFASGHNAYIQSLKRVSAALRNYVEGDEPRELFIDSFTTPVKKSSSPGIISMPSKSYSRAEIGSETNTTFRVNYFRSGGNSAVSVEERPHSPETVRIESFPPMNHYGIDGFFSMQSPPDMNVSSYYTPSPNRRPSFPPQSPQNSQWDFFWNPFTSLDTYGYPTRESLDHSAMDDEISGIRQVREEEGIPDLEEEGAEDEGEEFEIRGERIKIDLNNVDETIVIEDCDDDESDSEADTDICCDHEEVKGLTSQFTKSVGGEEAQSAVGVASGNQDNNAVGSRETNEETPGYTVYVNRRPPTSMAEVIKDIESQFMIVCNSMTELSTMLEASKVQYASTSNEVTAMKMLNPVALIRSASSSRSSSSRFFLSSSSSKDDGCDSSSEFSEESCMISGSHQSTLDRLYAWEKKLYGEVKSGERIRIAYEKKCMQLRSQDVKGEDPNVCDKTRAAIRDLHTQIKVSIHSVEAVAKRIETLRDEELQPQLVELVQGLARMWKVMAACHQAQKRTLDEAKLLLAGSPSKLTSRKPRDIFNEPHRLAQSAVNLEIELLNWKTSFESWVTAQRSYVNALKDWLLRCMQCDTDTSKLPISPRCSSGAPAIFGICIQWSRFLDAMQEGPVQAVIGANRGIDLFAAGMGSLYTQQLKDDSRRTPGSGGSKRFVGVGTPGGSRRYAGVGTPGGSKRYVGIGTPVGSKRFGGVGFLPDSCRDLEIMEVGGEEEEEEVFMTAERTAEVAMNVLCAGMSVAISSLSEFAICSADGYAELVNQWEIVARTTQQGATTTQQGTRSIGV
- the LOC113328682 gene encoding mitochondrial outer membrane import complex protein METAXIN-like, with amino-acid sequence MAGEDKETLVLVARKPSFGLPTGCPSCLPAYFYLRFADVNFQLQSNLTYPDSDQIPYVECGDYVAFNNEKGGVIESLKEDGVVDLDSGLPSHTVPEWLAMKAMISTWLADAVSFELWVGSDRNSADTIYYSDLPWPIGKVLHVMQTSKAKQLLEITKVNSQRRETEIYRKATLAYQAVSTLLGEQTFFFENRPTSLDAVFLGHALFTLQALPETSLLRSKLLEHRNLVRYCEDLKGKYLEVVPSSSSTIPKSPFDTSSSSTPKRGTRSNWSAKPKSKPKREKTEEEKTFKRRAKYFLATQFVAVLVFLSLLGPGGSETEMDGDDMEYDD